atgcgcatatatatatacacatatgtatatatatatttatatatatatatatatatataatctctatTCAGTCACAATAGTCTCTgggttttaaaatgtatttttgctATATTCAATGCTTTAAAAATTATAATTCAAACATTAAATACTGTTATATACATTATGATTCAATTTCTTAGTTCTAACCATGAACAGTATAGTTCCCAAGTATAAAcctggagggggaaaggaagtaaATCCTCTAGCATTACAGTCTTAAGAAATTAAGATCAAACACCTGTAGATTTGACTATGGAAAAAGTCAAACTTCCAAATGCTTTTATATAGTTTAtccttcaaaaagaaagaaagaaagaaagaaagaaagaaagaaagaaagaaagaggaggatagAACTGGTCAGAAGTcccatagttgttgttgttttttaaatctcatACCTATTTcatataaaataacaaaatatacaGAGAGAGCgtcaaggtttgtttgttttaaacattaTTTCATACACGTACAAGtaaataaaaggttttttttttaatgtatggctTTGCAAAGGTAGATTATGAAGtgacttctgtttatttatttaaaagcattttaagagAACGTGTTAGTGTGCTTACGATAGTGGCCATGGTGGTCGAATTACGAGCCAAGAGTTTAATGCTAGAGTTACCGGAGGTCTTACCAGACACTGCTTCCGCAGCTTTTAGAAGACAAATGTAGTTTATTACAACCTCATCTATTTTAGCTACAATTTCCTCCTGCTGTGTTTCAGAGTTCATGATTTTAACTAAACGCATGCAGGCTTCTGTTAAGCAACAGAGTACTTGAAAGCTGGAAGTCATAGCTACAAGCATTTCCtctgggcttttttcagccatggCCATTTTCCTGCAGGCACTTCCCAACTGTCTCGATTCTACAGATAACAGTTGTTTATACTGAGAAAGTTTAAGGTCATATGCTTCTGAATGATCCTCCCTCTTCCCCATACACGATCGGACCAAACAGAGGAGCTCATTGGCATCTTTTTGTGCTGCAAGAAATCCATCAGGCACTGCATAATTCTTCTCCTTCATTACGCCGAGTCTCGCTATTCGTGCATCGAAGGACATGTCGCTGAGATTCCTATCGGTTTGACCATCCTGGTCTCCGCGAGTGCTCTTGCTGCTTGGGCTGCTTTCCGCATCGCTGCCAGTCTTTGTGCCCTCCTTCCCATTCTCCTCACTTTCAATGGAAGGAGGCCGAGGGGACAATTCTGCTACCTGGCACTGTATCTCGGGACGATAGAGGAACGAGAGCCGGGCGCCACCTCTGTGTTCATCTTCATCCTCGTCCTCTTCGGCATTTCCTCTCGCTAGGAAACAATAACTAAAGGGGCCGCGGCACTTCCAATTGCTGGCATCCAGCTTTCGTAAGGGCAACGTTCTGTACTGCTTGGACTCCTTCCGGATGGCGTTCAAGACAGGAGATCTCCTGCTGCCCACGCTGCTGACATTCACAGAGCTCTGGGAATAACTTTTGGATAACGTTTTGCCCAGAGGAAGTTCTCCCCTTTTTTCCGATTTTGTTGAGCCACCTGCTTCAGCGATGTCTGTACATAACACACTGACTGGGGCTTTCTTCTTCCCGAGAAACGTCTCGAGGCTTGTCGATTCTGCAGTGACGCTGCTGCTTCGTCGCAGAACTTTCCTGTTGTGCGGCATCTTGAGGCTTCCCCCCATCATCTCATATGGCCATAAACTAACCGCTACCCCACCTGACTGGTTGACTTTGGGAACATCAAAAGAGTCTTGGTTTCGACTTGGCACCTTTGATTCTGAGTGAATGTGGGATGATAGCGTGATGGAATCAGCTCTGGGCTGGTTAGGAAAAGCTGAAGACATGCTTCCTTGTCTTCCAGTCACAGGCTCTGTGAAAGCTACACTAGGGGGAGTAGAAGAACAAAGGGAATAATTAAGCATCGCCTCAAAAAGCCATTTAGTGGCCAAGCATTTCAGCCATATAGTCTTAACTGATGCtttggaaattttaaaaaggaaaggtttAATATTCTGAATACACAGACCCCACATGCAATCACAAATCTTTCAGGAGAGGTACAGTTcatcaaaacaaaaattaaaaaaaagatcttTACAccagtcatagaattatagaattgtagaattggaagggaccctttaGATCATCTAATctaatgccctgcaatgcaggtatatgCAGCTCCCccatgcagggattgaacctgcaaccttggtgctaaaCCAGTGCTAAACAACTGAGCTAACAGTTCCTTCCATATGTTATTAGTTAACTCTGATGAAGAAGACAGAtgtaggctggatctacactgatctaaAAAAAAACGCTAAGAAAAaaagttatatacagtggtacctcagttttcgaacgtctctgttgacaaacatttcagtttttgaacgccgtaaacccagaagtaaatgctttggttttcaaacatcccttggaagtcgaacatgccatgcggcttccactgagtgcaagatcctgaggcctagctgttgactattgagtttttggttttcggaCGTTTCAATACTCAAATGgttttccggaacggattatgttcaaaaactgaggtaccactgtagctctcaatgcaattttccATTTACCGCTGTACATTTTTACAACTCATTTATAACGTTTTAACTCACCAGTATAGATTAGTCTATGGTGTAGAAAGAGAAAACGCACCACCTCAGCTGTGAAGCTGCCTTGCAGTTTGAAGTGCACTTGTCATAGGAGTGATGAATTGAATGCTTGTTTAGCTGTTGGTTTTGTCCTGTCCCCTGCTTGAAGGATGACCCCCGCCCCCTGACTTTAGGAATCAGCATACACGTTACTCTGTTCATTCAATGTCTTGCTCCATTctcagaactacaattccaagGAGTTTCAtgtgaagaaggattgattgtgaAACcagctgggaattgtagatccaTGAGGGGaaataggggtttcctaacaactctcagcacccttagcaaatcaTACTTTCCAGGATTCTCAGGAAGGGGGGGGAGCTATGGTTTTTAAAGTGGCATAAATGTATGATGCAGATGAAGCCTTTAAGCAAACTTTCAGGAGAAAAAATACCAAACGGCATGCATCACATGGTTTGGGTTTCAAACAGGACAGTAACATCTCCAGCTCTGGCCAATAGAGGAAGGAACTGCAAGGATAATAATTGCCAAACAATTGCCATtgccaaataataaaaaaaagctttGTGGCTCTAATAGGCCTGAATGGGAGcttctgcaatcctatacacactcacCTAGGAGTGAATCCAATTCTGCTCAATGGGGTTAATTCTGAGTAGCCATCTGCAGGCTTGCAGAGTTAGAGGCTTGTTAATACTGCCTGCTGGGACACTTTTGCCTTCTTCCTCcctatcttgctctgctttccctacCCACGGTCGGCCAGGTCTAACTGGTACCTCAACTTCCCTTCAGTTGGTCTCTGGGTTCCTGCTACAGCCTCTCATTTCAGTATTTCCAATTCAAAATATTCTTCTGAAGACTTTGATTCTTTTATTTGTGGGGCTTGATCCCCCACTTCTGAGGAAATCAGACAAATGTGCATGTGGCCCAAAGCAGACAATGGAGCACGTGTTTTGGATATGCACAAAGTCTACACTCCACTGCACAGGTGGGATTTCTAGAGTAGCGACTGTGTGAAACCATGCTAAGGCCACACTCTTAACACTTGAAGTACTGTCAGGGCTATGAGGAGTGGGGGGAAGAGATAGCGGGGCCAGAGGCTGATCCAGGAGCcctatatatacctgaaggagcatctccaccccattgtttatcctggacactgaggtccagctccaagggtgtTCTGGTGTTTCTCTCATTgctagaagtgaagttacagggaacttgcagagggccttctcggtagtggcgccctccctgtggaacaccctccctttagatgtcaaggagaaaaagaATTGCACAACTTTCAGatgacacctgaaagcagccctgtattgagacgtttttaatgtttgatgttttattatatttttgtatgtgttggaaACCACTCGGAGTGGCTAGAGCAACCAAGTCAGGGTGGGAtatcaataataaaattattattattattataaaggggTAATGATTTATGGGCTGTTGTGCCCCCCATGAGGCAGGAGCCAGAGATGGAAGATGAGGAAGGGTTTGAGCAGTCAGAGATGGgggaggaaggacaggatgtGCCTGAAGTGGATGGAGAGATGGCGCCTGAAGGGAGGGGGCTAGCAGAATCCCCTCCCCTACTGTCCCCCAGGACCAGGAGGGCCTTAAAAAGGCAGACACAGTGACATTTCCAAGTAGGAGAAGTCACAGGTTGCTTGTGCTCTTGCCATCAGACAAAGGTACTTAGGTTTGCATGCAGGCATGGTCCCATCATTGCTCCAACTCAGAGCACAAGCCTGCAAAGGGGTGCCAGCTACCTAGCTACCAGGTGCATGTGCGTGCATGTTTAGTGTGCTTCAGGAGCTACTGTTAAGTTTGTGCTGGTTTGCCCTTCTTGGGCTGTGTGTGCTCTGGACAGtcacttcatttttattttattttaacggTTTAAAAAATGCCGCCCATGTCTCTTACACACATTCAGATTAACACTTTGGTGCTGCCGTACCTGTAGTTTCTTTAATCTTGGGGATCCTGTGACATCCATCTCTCAACGTGCCGAAGAGTGGGTCAGCGGAATTGACTGTGGGATGCATAACAGGCACTGCCATTCTGTGGCACACAGTTTCAGGCTGCTGGTGCAGCTCCTTGTATGTTGCTCCGTGGCTGGAGAGCATGGCGGCTCTTTCGTCTGCCGGAATAATGTAGCTGAGGCCCTTTCCTGCCGAGTCAGGGATAATGTGCTTCGCGTCCGAGGTGCAAAGAGGAGATTCGACCGGGGTTCCGCACGTGCTGCTGCCTGTGCTGCACCCTGCGTCCACCGAGGAGCACTGTGAGCTTTGCAGAGAAAAGTGGCCTTCGCTCTGCAGGGATGACATGCGCTTAGCTAGGTGATACTCACACAATCTAGtcatgctctgctctgcttccggAAGCTTTGGGAGGTGGCCATCGCCAGGTGAATTAGCATCTTCAGAGTCACTGCGCTCCTTGGGCGAAGAGAGAGTAGTCACATCTGAAACAAAATGTTCATCTGGCCCACGCCCTAAAGCCCCACTAGGACTAATCTCAGGGTGCATTTCCTCTTTACAGTCCACCTCTGTTTTCCCGAGGCTTGAAACTCTCGGAACTGCCTTTCCGTTCACCGTTTCGGAATTTGGCTTCTCTGCCGCTCCCTCATCCGAAGCAGCATACCATCTTTGGCCATCCTTGCGAAAGGCAGTTCTTTCCACATTAAAAGTGCTTATGCGCTGACCCTCTCTTGAGGAGAGAGTGCTGACTTTGCCCTTTTGCTCATCGGCTTCTGTCTTTTTAGCCCCCGGCTGTTTTTTCATAACAACATTGCCATCAGGGGTTGCTTTCCCTTCCCCTTCGGCCGCCTTATTTTTCCGTTTCGTAGTGCAAGAATATATCACGGACCCCATGTGCAGCTTGCTGAAATATTCAGTAACAGACTTTGTCTCCATGGTTTCCGGTTCCATCTCCATGTTGTCTGAATGGAGAATCTGCTTGGAAGGCACAACTTTTGACTGTAGCTCTGCAActtgctgattggctgaggaCTGTACGGATTTCAGCAGCAGCCCTCCAGCCTGGCTCTTGGTGATGGAAAACTCAGCCTGCTGCTCCACAAGCGGTTGATAACCTTCGTTAGTGGGCAAAAACAGGCGCGTGGCATTTTCAGACAGTTTCTGTGCTGTGGCCAATTCAGAAGTTTCAGTCATTTCGGAAGAGTTAGTCTCATTGCCAGAATCTGAGGATGATTCGGGGCTATATGCTCTCAAGATGGCTACACCTGCATGCCGTAAAAAATAAGAGCCAGTTAATGAAATCACATCAGGCACTTCAATATACCGATAAGGGGGGGAAAAATGgattgttttaagtttttaaaaaaatggttctaGAATACTGATTCACATATTGCATAGTTTCCAAGAAAGGCAACTTAACATTATGGTAGTTCTATCACATGGTATGTGTAGGTGatggaggaaaaacaaaaacaaaaaataataatgaaatgtttCCAAAAAAAATGGGCTAATGATGAAAAGGCTAAATGGTGGAAATGGATGAAATGGTATGGTTTGTTTCAGTGAATAAACGTAACAGTGGTGTAAGAACCTGAGTTGTCATTCGTCTGTTGTTCCTCAGAAGCAGCCAAGGCCTCCAGTGCTTGAAGAGTAGAAACCACAGCATCATCCAGACCCTTTTCAGATTTTCCTTCAGTATTTGTAGGAACAGCATCAATAAGTGACACTGGAATATCATCACTCCCTGCATTATTAGTCTCTTCCTTGTCCTCTCCATACTGCACTGTGTGATTCTGAGAGTCTTCTTCGTCAGAGCTATCCCTGAATCCAGGTGGAGGAGCCGCAATGGCCATGTTCAGAGAATGCAAGAGGAAGTCGTCTTCATTGTCATCCCCTTCCGGAGGTGGGAGGGATGTCAAGTCAATGATGTCATCACTGGAACCCGAAAGGCTGAGAAGAGCAGGCCTGTTGATCTCTCCCACCATCATGTCTTCCTCACAGCTGACGTCGTCCTCATCTTCAGCATCGTCTGTGTTCTCTGCATAGCAAATGTCATGCAGCAGGGGCTCCTCTATTCCTTCCGCagctccaaatattttgccatcGGTCAAACCTGCATAAACGGAATTTGCAGCAAACTGAATGCTTTCAGCGTCAGGGGACAACTCCAAACTCTTGATGTCATTGGCATGGCTTATATAAAGAGCTCTCTGCTTTTCCAGTGCTTCTGGACTTTCATCCAATAGTCTTTCATAGCCAAGGGTTTGGGGGTTAATGCCATCCAAACTGTGATCTCCAAAAATAAAGGATACTTTTGCAGCTCTCGGAGATCCCTGCGTTTTCTTGTTTGATTCTATTCCTCCTGAGTATGACAGTGCAGATTGCTGGTTTAAATTTTGGTTCTCTTCTTCTGCCTCTGCAGAGTCCTCTTGTTTGGCCAGTTGCTGATCAAGGACACTAGAATTATAAACACTCTCTATGTACAAGTGCCTGTGTTCTTTCGGGCAGAAAGTGCTGTCATTAGCCTCTGCAGTTTTTTGTCTCGAGTCTATATACATGTGCACCTCCTGCTCTCCTTCCGCTGGGAATGTTGTCGTTTTCGCTACACAGTTCCACTCGGGTCCATGGAGGTTATGCTTCCCCTTAGCTTCAGTCCCTAAAAAACGGAACAGGGGGGGTAGAGAGGAAAGGCAAATTATCAAATCAATTTATGCTATCTCGCCTACTTCAGATTAGATAGCTATTCCTAAACAGCCATGTTTTAAGATTGATCCTTTCCATATAACCTTGAAATAAGTTTCTAACAGTTGCCTATTCTTAGGCTACTCCTTACTTCTCAAAGAAGTCAAACGCTGAATTCTTATTGTGGGAATAAATCAAAAACTCAACCTATTTTGATTGCATATCCTAACAAGCAGACTTAATAATTCTACTTGGGTTGGTTGACACCCCGATACCGATAAGGGAATTTATATGGCTCTGAAGTCACTTTCAAGTTCAGCATGCCACCTGCAAATCGGATTTGCCAAGATACATACTTTCCTAGAAGGTCTCTGCTGACTGAAAGCAAAACTTACCTGAAAGGTAAACTGGTACATCattttgtatgtctgtgtattcaTCACATGATAAGTATACATTACCTGCTTCACGGCTTCCACTATTTTTCTTGCAGGCCATGTTAAATATTGAACGCCTGGAGTCAACTAAAAGTCTATAATATCCAGCGGTTAAACAGGCAAGATTCATGGCATCTGACGATTCCATTAACAAAGTGATTGGCTAAGGGGGGAAAAGGACAGTAAAGTCAAGGCTATAATCTCTGGTGGGGTGCCAGATTTAGAGCACAaattggttgtggttttttttttataaaaagaaaaatagtaaGAAAATATTCTAGATGGAATTAAATTGATAGCATGATCCTAACCAAGCTTAACCACAAGCAATTCCCACTACGTTGAATGGGATTTCCATGAATTTGAGAGAGGCATCCTTATATGTCAGACCCACCCCTGCCACACTCTCTGTGTCTTCCAGGCACAACATATCTTGTGATCTTGACTTCCATGTCTTATAACATCAAAATAATAGCAGTAGAAGGTGAAAAGACTTAAAAGGTGTTCCAGAATGGACACTTGAAATTATGAATGTTCATTTTTTCAGGTGGAACTGCCAATTGAGGCAACTGAGATCTGTTTTCTTAAGACCCCACCACATCCCCCCAATTATTGGTCCAGGACCATTTGgactgtgttttcttttgtcccaGTTCTCAGGGGATAAGCTGTACAGATAAACTGAGACAAATTCAGGCCATGCATCAATTCCTTTAATTAAGAATCTCACACCTAACAACCCTATAACTGTATATGGGACTGGATGCTTTTAGAAATCTACCACAGTTCAGTATTTTGCTAACAATTGGCTCTGTGTCATTCCCATAATTGTAAAGCATGTAAAATATTGGCTCATatgaaaaacacatttttctgCTTGCTTTTGGTCAAAAAGTTTCACTTCAAAACAGTCATTCATTTTATGCTGAATGACAAGAGCTTTGGTATAAAGCCACTCAGagctgtcttggggggggggggggaaatagcacaAGTTAACAAAATATGGTGAATTCTTAGTTTGGTGGTTTAGAAAGAGCaaggctgcattttatttttcaatgttTGAAAAAGGTTTgttgatatttatttttctgaggAGATGTGCCGAGGTTAATGTTTCCCAAATGCTTTCAAAATCCATTGGAGCATTATGCAAATAAACTGTTGCTGGTCACTTCTTTCACAAAAGAAGTACTGAGActgaaaataaacattaaaaagaagagaaaaacaaatactcttcaaaataataattgtaattgtGGTACTTCTAATCAGAGAATAAAGTTCAAACTAAGCTTGTTTACAACTACATAGTGAGCTTTGACAGTAACTAAGATTATTATTCCAAGGTAcgacaagaaaataaaaagaaaggctAATTGAACTAGACCTGATGCTGAATTTGATGGATCACCAAATTTAAAGGGATAATTgaactctcctttttttattcttACGACGCAGAGCTGAGAGTCTTACTGAAACAATTGTGACATTCAACTTACTTTTACATCTAGCACATGAAGCTCAACTCGAACAATAGTTTCATCTTCTGTAAACATCTCAATTCTGTTCACGTGGCTGAAATCTGCCAGCAGAGCTACCAGATTTGTTTTGGTGTTTATTACATGGCTGATACCATATCGTGGCCCCACTAACAGTG
The sequence above is a segment of the Podarcis muralis chromosome 4, rPodMur119.hap1.1, whole genome shotgun sequence genome. Coding sequences within it:
- the FRMPD4 gene encoding FERM and PDZ domain-containing protein 4 isoform X2; translated protein: MDVFSFVKIAKLSGHRTKSSGWPPPSGTWTLNQGSSYGWEMTANRDGRDYFNHITQSAPFDDPRLDSCQITPPAPRKVEMRRDPVLGFGFVAGSEKPVVVRSVTPGGPSEGKLIPGDQIIMINDEPVNTAPRERVIDLVRSCKESILLTVIQPYPSPKSAFISAAKKARLKSNPVKVRFSEEVIINGQVSETVKDNSLLFMPNVLKVYLENGQTKSFRFDCSTSIKDVILTLQEKLSIKCIEHFSLMLEQKTDGSGTKLLLLHEQETLTQVTQRPSSHKMRCLFRISFVPKDPIDLLRRDAVAFEYLYVQSCNDVVQERFGPELKYDIALRLAALQMYIATVTTKHTQKISLKYIEKEWGLETFLPSAVLQSMKEKNIKKALSHLVKANQNLVPPGKKLSALQAKVHYLKFLSDLRLYGGRVFKATLMQGEKRSEVTLLVGPRYGISHVINTKTNLVALLADFSHVNRIEMFTEDETIVRVELHVLDVKPITLLMESSDAMNLACLTAGYYRLLVDSRRSIFNMACKKNSGSREAGTEAKGKHNLHGPEWNCVAKTTTFPAEGEQEVHMYIDSRQKTAEANDSTFCPKEHRHLYIESVYNSSVLDQQLAKQEDSAEAEEENQNLNQQSALSYSGGIESNKKTQGSPRAAKVSFIFGDHSLDGINPQTLGYERLLDESPEALEKQRALYISHANDIKSLELSPDAESIQFAANSVYAGLTDGKIFGAAEGIEEPLLHDICYAENTDDAEDEDDVSCEEDMMVGEINRPALLSLSGSSDDIIDLTSLPPPEGDDNEDDFLLHSLNMAIAAPPPGFRDSSDEEDSQNHTVQYGEDKEETNNAGSDDIPVSLIDAVPTNTEGKSEKGLDDAVVSTLQALEALAASEEQQTNDNSGVAILRAYSPESSSDSGNETNSSEMTETSELATAQKLSENATRLFLPTNEGYQPLVEQQAEFSITKSQAGGLLLKSVQSSANQQVAELQSKVVPSKQILHSDNMEMEPETMETKSVTEYFSKLHMGSVIYSCTTKRKNKAAEGEGKATPDGNVVMKKQPGAKKTEADEQKGKVSTLSSREGQRISTFNVERTAFRKDGQRWYAASDEGAAEKPNSETVNGKAVPRVSSLGKTEVDCKEEMHPEISPSGALGRGPDEHFVSDVTTLSSPKERSDSEDANSPGDGHLPKLPEAEQSMTRLCEYHLAKRMSSLQSEGHFSLQSSQCSSVDAGCSTGSSTCGTPVESPLCTSDAKHIIPDSAGKGLSYIIPADERAAMLSSHGATYKELHQQPETVCHRMAVPVMHPTVNSADPLFGTLRDGCHRIPKIKETTAFTEPVTGRQGSMSSAFPNQPRADSITLSSHIHSESKVPSRNQDSFDVPKVNQSGGVAVSLWPYEMMGGSLKMPHNRKVLRRSSSVTAESTSLETFLGKKKAPVSVLCTDIAEAGGSTKSEKRGELPLGKTLSKSYSQSSVNVSSVGSRRSPVLNAIRKESKQYRTLPLRKLDASNWKCRGPFSYCFLARGNAEEDEDEDEHRGGARLSFLYRPEIQCQVAELSPRPPSIESEENGKEGTKTGSDAESSPSSKSTRGDQDGQTDRNLSDMSFDARIARLGVMKEKNYAVPDGFLAAQKDANELLCLVRSCMGKREDHSEAYDLKLSQYKQLLSVESRQLGSACRKMAMAEKSPEEMLVAMTSSFQVLCCLTEACMRLVKIMNSETQQEEIVAKIDEVVINYICLLKAAEAVSGKTSGNSSIKLLARNSTTMATIVSTLTRSLKMLLNK
- the FRMPD4 gene encoding FERM and PDZ domain-containing protein 4 isoform X1, encoding MPLSIESTLQIMERNFIEEEIQQTLSLSWDTGKVTDEDEKQFCHHRTKSSGWPPPSGTWTLNQGSSYGWEMTANRDGRDYFNHITQSAPFDDPRLDSCQITPPAPRKVEMRRDPVLGFGFVAGSEKPVVVRSVTPGGPSEGKLIPGDQIIMINDEPVNTAPRERVIDLVRSCKESILLTVIQPYPSPKSAFISAAKKARLKSNPVKVRFSEEVIINGQVSETVKDNSLLFMPNVLKVYLENGQTKSFRFDCSTSIKDVILTLQEKLSIKCIEHFSLMLEQKTDGSGTKLLLLHEQETLTQVTQRPSSHKMRCLFRISFVPKDPIDLLRRDAVAFEYLYVQSCNDVVQERFGPELKYDIALRLAALQMYIATVTTKHTQKISLKYIEKEWGLETFLPSAVLQSMKEKNIKKALSHLVKANQNLVPPGKKLSALQAKVHYLKFLSDLRLYGGRVFKATLMQGEKRSEVTLLVGPRYGISHVINTKTNLVALLADFSHVNRIEMFTEDETIVRVELHVLDVKPITLLMESSDAMNLACLTAGYYRLLVDSRRSIFNMACKKNSGSREAGTEAKGKHNLHGPEWNCVAKTTTFPAEGEQEVHMYIDSRQKTAEANDSTFCPKEHRHLYIESVYNSSVLDQQLAKQEDSAEAEEENQNLNQQSALSYSGGIESNKKTQGSPRAAKVSFIFGDHSLDGINPQTLGYERLLDESPEALEKQRALYISHANDIKSLELSPDAESIQFAANSVYAGLTDGKIFGAAEGIEEPLLHDICYAENTDDAEDEDDVSCEEDMMVGEINRPALLSLSGSSDDIIDLTSLPPPEGDDNEDDFLLHSLNMAIAAPPPGFRDSSDEEDSQNHTVQYGEDKEETNNAGSDDIPVSLIDAVPTNTEGKSEKGLDDAVVSTLQALEALAASEEQQTNDNSGVAILRAYSPESSSDSGNETNSSEMTETSELATAQKLSENATRLFLPTNEGYQPLVEQQAEFSITKSQAGGLLLKSVQSSANQQVAELQSKVVPSKQILHSDNMEMEPETMETKSVTEYFSKLHMGSVIYSCTTKRKNKAAEGEGKATPDGNVVMKKQPGAKKTEADEQKGKVSTLSSREGQRISTFNVERTAFRKDGQRWYAASDEGAAEKPNSETVNGKAVPRVSSLGKTEVDCKEEMHPEISPSGALGRGPDEHFVSDVTTLSSPKERSDSEDANSPGDGHLPKLPEAEQSMTRLCEYHLAKRMSSLQSEGHFSLQSSQCSSVDAGCSTGSSTCGTPVESPLCTSDAKHIIPDSAGKGLSYIIPADERAAMLSSHGATYKELHQQPETVCHRMAVPVMHPTVNSADPLFGTLRDGCHRIPKIKETTAFTEPVTGRQGSMSSAFPNQPRADSITLSSHIHSESKVPSRNQDSFDVPKVNQSGGVAVSLWPYEMMGGSLKMPHNRKVLRRSSSVTAESTSLETFLGKKKAPVSVLCTDIAEAGGSTKSEKRGELPLGKTLSKSYSQSSVNVSSVGSRRSPVLNAIRKESKQYRTLPLRKLDASNWKCRGPFSYCFLARGNAEEDEDEDEHRGGARLSFLYRPEIQCQVAELSPRPPSIESEENGKEGTKTGSDAESSPSSKSTRGDQDGQTDRNLSDMSFDARIARLGVMKEKNYAVPDGFLAAQKDANELLCLVRSCMGKREDHSEAYDLKLSQYKQLLSVESRQLGSACRKMAMAEKSPEEMLVAMTSSFQVLCCLTEACMRLVKIMNSETQQEEIVAKIDEVVINYICLLKAAEAVSGKTSGNSSIKLLARNSTTMATIVSTLTRSLKMLLNK
- the FRMPD4 gene encoding FERM and PDZ domain-containing protein 4 isoform X3; protein product: MPLSIESTLQIMERNFIEEEIQQTLSLSWDTGKVTDEDEKQFCHHRTKSSGWPPPSGTWTLNQGSSYGWEMTANRDGRDYFNHITQSAPFDDPRLDSCQITPPAPRKVEMRRDPVLGFGFVAGSEKPVVVRSVTPGGPSEGKLIPGDQIIMINDEPVNTAPRERVIDLVRSCKESILLTVIQPYPSPKSAFISAAKKARLKSNPVKVRFSEEVIINGQVSETVKDNSLLFMPNVLKVYLENGQTKSFRFDCSTSIKDVILTLQEKLSIKCIEHFSLMLEQKTDGSGTKLLLLHEQETLTQVTQRPSSHKMRCLFRISFVPKDPIDLLRRDAVAFEYLYVQSCNDVVQERFGPELKYDIALRLAALQMYIATVTTKHTQKISLKYIEKEWGLETFLPSAVLQSMKEKNIKKALSHLVKANQNLVPPGKKLSALQAKVHYLKFLSDLRLYGGRVFKATLMQGEKRSEVTLLVGPRYGISHVINTKTNLVALLADFSHVNRIEMFTEDETIVRVELHVLDVKPITLLMESSDAMNLACLTAGYYRLLVDSRRSIFNMACKKNSGSREAGTEAKGKHNLHGPEWNCVAKTTTFPAEGEQEVHMYIDSRQKTAEANDSTFCPKEHRHLYIESVYNSSVLDQQLAKQEDSAEAEEENQNLNQQSALSYSGGIESNKKTQGSPRAAKVSFIFGDHSLDGINPQTLGYERLLDESPEALEKQRALYISHANDIKSLELSPDAESIQFAANSVYAGLTDGKIFGAAEGIEEPLLHDICYAENTDDAEDEDDVSCEEDMMVGEINRPALLSLSGSSDDIIDLTSLPPPEGDDNEDDFLLHSLNMAIAAPPPGFRDSSDEEDSQNHTVQYGEDKEETNNAGSDDIPVSLIDAVPTNTEGKSEKGLDDAVVSTLQALEALAASEEQQTNDNSGVAILRAYSPESSSDSGNETNSSEMTETSELATAQKLSENATRLFLPTNEGYQPLVEQQAEFSITKSQAGGLLLKSVQSSANQQVAELQSKVVPSKQILHSDNMEMEPETMETKSVTEYFSKLHMGSVIYSCTTKRKNKAAEGEGKATPDGNVVMKKQPGAKKTEADEQKGKVSTLSSREGQRISTFNVERTAFRKDGQRWYAASDEGAAEKPNSETVNGKAVPRVSSLGKTEVDCKEEMHPEISPSGALGRGPDEHFVSDVTTLSSPKERSDSEDANSPGDGHLPKLPEAEQSMTRLCEYHLAKRMSSLQSEGHFSLQSSQCSSVDAGCSTGSSTCGTPVESPLCTSDAKHIIPDSAGKGLSYIIPADERAAMLSSHGATYKELHQQPETVCHRMAVPVMHPTVNSADPLFGTLRDGCHRIPKIKETTV